The DNA segment ACGGTAACGAACTGACTCCGAACGAAATTCTTTCAACTGGGGGAGACTGTAATATCCCCCAAATTTCAGGTCCTTATTTCGATAAACACTATACACACAACATTATTTGATATCATAAATTACTTAGTGTGAATTAGATATAAAAAATCATATCACGAACCACTATCTTACCTGGCCAACTTAAAACCCATTTACACAtgactaaaaaaaaataataaacaaataaaaatctgGATTCTCCAAGCTTCATTTGGACCAAAATTCATCTTATTTTTCATGTTCACAATACTAGATATAAAAGGCATCATGATAATATTTAAGTCCACAAAATAACACAAtgttctttttttttccttttcttcttcttaCCTTTCCAACGTAACCCAATCCTTCACACTACAATTgcttattttttttcatttattttaaccTCCTAGCACATGCATGCTTTGACCATAGTAATATGCATGCAAGACATGGTTATAATATGAAAGGACGATTATATATTacaaagagttaattactgttttcgtccctatgatttgtcaaaaatcactatttcagtccattagtttaaaaattgcaatttcaatccctgtggtttcactttcgtaaccatttcagtccacctcgtaaccatttcagtccctgtacttaacagaataatggattgaaatggttacgaaagtgaaaccacagggactgaaatgggtacgaaagtgaaaccacagggactgaaatcgcaatttttaaactaatagactgaaatagtgatttttgacaaaacacagggacgaaaacaataattaactctaTTACAAAAATCAACTATCATATTTACTACTCAATTGCCTAACAACATCTATGCTCAGCTAGTAGGAAACACCCATGCTTTTCTTTTTGCATCTTGGTTTGATTAGtcaaaagaaaacaataaaataataaaacaaacacTGTTGACAACTCATATGAATTAATGGATTCTGCCACTTGAGATTGACAAAACAAATATCACATATACATGTTAAGCATGCGTGAAACATTCACCCTTCcccatatatatttttttcattattATAATACATGAACAAAACATGAAAGCTAGTCATAAACTTTTACTCCCATACTCCTGTCATAAACCAAGCCCCATACTTTTCTTTTTCTCTACCAAGATTTATCAAACACACCTGTAGAACCCTATCTACCCCACCCCCACTCACTCGTTCCCCTCTCCCTCACTCTATGATGTTCAGCCGGCCACCACGGTTGGTGGCGGCGCTTGATGGTGGCGGCGACGGGACCAGGGTGAGAGACGGAGAAAGAGCCAATGAGAGAGAAAACGGAGAGAGATAGAGATCCGCGGAGGAGAGGCGACGACATCGCCGTCTGCAGCGGCGGTGGGTCTCGCCGGAGTTAACAGTGGCGGTGGCGACGATGTCTTTTCCGGTAACCCATCAAATcccttcatttttttttcttctcattttCTGTTGGATCTTCTTAAGAACCGAGTGTTTAAGGTCGTAGCCGGTAGTTTTTcaggatggtggtggtgatctAGGTAGTGTTGTTAGTTTTCTGATGGCTCGGGTTAACTTGGTCAGAAGATGGGTTCGAGATTTGGTTCGGTTCGTTTCGAGGGTTCAGGTTTTGGTCAACAGAAGTCAACGGTTCGGGAGTCAACGGGTCAAAGTTTCGGGTTGGTCAATGTTGGTCAAAGTCAGCAGGTTCGGGTCAGATCCAGAGTTGTTCGGGTCAAGCTTCGGCTCAGATTCAGTTTTAGCACGGTTCggtcgactcggtcaaaccgagtcaatgTGGTCAAACCAGTCAACCAGTCAGCTTTGGTCAACACCGGTCAACTGAGGTTAAACTCAGTCAACACGAGATGCGGTAAAATTTAACAAacacgttatattttttttatagttAGATTAATGTTAGTTTTACTCGCGAAACCGAGCTCGAACCATCGTAAACGCAGTTTATAAATAGTGACTATTTATGTTTTGGCACTTGACGAATAGAAAAGATTTGATATATTGTGATTGAATATTGTTGCGTTTTGacaaaataacgacaacttgtgttgtcggggttattccaaaaacagaggaaactctgcgcGATTTtcgtaaaaaatatatatatatatatgtgtatatatatatatatataggacaaagatccgttaggaaccaccctttattgcgagaaccgcgagaaccagtgtgaacacaaacagtaatagctaaaaaaatctaaaaaacacccaaaaaattttttttttatttttttactattttttatataaaaatcgctacttttagtatccaaaaaaaaaaaaaattttttttttttaaaaaatttttttttaaaaaaaaaaaaaaaaatttttttttttttggctacaaaagtagcgatttgaacataaaaaatagtaaaaaaataaaaaaaaattttagattttttttagattttttttagatttttttagattttttaggttttttgggggtttagtttttagcattttagcttgggggggggggggggggtgggggggggggtttaggtttttgggtggtgggggaggggggtttaggtttttggggggggggggtggggggggtgggggggggttaggttttttttaggttttttgagggttttagtttttagcatttagcttggggggggggggggttaggttttttttggggggggggttaggtttttttttggggggggggggggtggggggtttaggtttttggggggtggggggggtgggggttaggtttttttttaggttttttgagggttttagtttttagcatttagcttggggggggggggggttaggttttggggggggggttaggtctttttttgggggggggggtggggggtttaggtttttggggggtgggggggtgggggttaggttttttttagggtttttttagctattttagcttgtgttcacattggttctcgcggttctcgcaataaaggtggttctcgcatgaaccttaccctatatatatatagagagagagagagagagtataatgtacttcagggcttaacctacattaacatacatgacaaaaaatataacgtgcgttattatcatagaacgtgtgtgattatagtcccatgcgtgattatgtggtcccatgcgtgattatactcctgatccaacggttactattgtctcctacgtgatgtatgataaggctttttgtatgttaaccttactctatatatatatatatatatatattatagtcGCAATGCTAACGAAAACGTATCGTGACTCAAATgaagtttataaaataaatatgatagTATATTTATTTTTGCGACGTTCAATGAATTACAAAACAAAGTTATAACGTCTTGACAAAAACACAAGCTACTAGTTTACGAAATTCGTATacatttataaaataaatataattattttatagTTATTTTAAACGTCTTTAGCGGGCTCCACATGCATTATATCTTCTTATGTTACTTTCTATGCATAGTAGTATCACATATTATTTGCTAAATGACATTCAGACCTGTGTTTCTTACAGGATAGGGATGGAGTTAACGTTGTGACATATGGAGTGTTGGTTGTATCCTTATGGAGTTATGCTCGGTATGTACTGAGTTTCATCTTTCTCTGTATGCTGTTTTGACATTTTTATCTTTGCATCATAAGGAGATGAATCATCTTGAGAGGAAGTTAACGtttaaaaataaggtttgttTTGACTAGTACACTTGTAAatagtaaatgaaaaaaaaatcgtGATTTTACACTAGTAGAGTGATTATGTAATTACTTTAGAGTAATTACAATTACTCTACTAGTGTAAAAtcacgattttttttttactttttacaattaaATGTCATACTtaagtaaatgaaaaaaaaaataaaaaaaaaaactttcttcACTTCTCATGTTAAGATCATTTTGTATGTTAAGACCCGTTTGTACTTGATCTTTACACTTGAATTGGCATCTAAAAAGCAGATTTTAATTAGCAGTTTCAACCCATATTTTTTGACTCGCCTGTCTTTATTACCTGTATCTAGCTGTAATGCTGTATGCAACTAGCATTCTTACTCACCATATAAGATCACCCGTAGCTGTAATGTACTTAATATAACCTAATCCCCACCCACGTTCATTATACGCCGCCTCCTACCCCTATCTCCATTGTTTTCATCCGACAACACAAGAACATTAACTCTATGCCGAGTTTTGCTTCGTCTAATCGATTAGTTCTTTAATGTGGGTTGATTTTCCACAATGGAGACGAGTTCAGATCCGATTTTGGTTCGAATCGAGGTAAGAACTCGTTCCTTTTTTACTGAATTGGTTCGATTTTGGCCCATTATGATCCGATTTTGACCTCATATTTGACCGACTAGGTTCTTTTTTTTGCGTTTTTGAGCTattacactctatgtcctttatCATTTAAATATgacatgtgctttgcacatgagagTTGGTTAGTAATTCTTCCTATTTCATAttaattaacaatatatatatatatatatatatatatatatatatatatatatatatatatatatatagggttagtttaatgtacaaatgcccttatcgtacattacgtacgctacaatctcagctgTCCGATCATCTTCTTGCGTtaaattcgcatgttgtttttttgtaacaatttcacatgttggttttttaacatgcgatttcatcaaaattaccacatgcgaaattgttacaaaaaaacatgctattttatcaaaattatcacatgcgaaattggtacaaaaaacaacatgcgaattcatcaaaaattatcacatgcgaaattgttataaaaaaacaacatgctatttcatcaaaattatcacatacgaaattggtacaaaaaaacatGTGAATTCATCAAAAATTTATCTCATGCGAAATtatttatcacatgcgaaattgttataaaaaaaacatgcgattttaaaatgcGGGAAGATTATCTAACGGCTGAGATTAAAGCGTACGTAATGTAACTTAAGCAATATTGTACAGTattctttacctatatatatatatatatatatatatatatatacacgaaaCATAAACCTAAACTGTCTCTCTCAACATCCACCTTCTCTCTCTCTACACTCCTCCCAACAGCTTGTAAACCTTAACGCCTCACCAGTCACTACCACCactcccaccaccaccacttcaacCCATGAAACCCTGCCTCAGATCTGAAACCCTTGTAGATTCAAGCCAGATCTATGATTCACCATGACCGTCTAACGGTCATAACTTGAACGTTGGATTGAGGGTCACCGGAACCCTAGCCAGCACATGCAAACATAAGATTTTGTTTAGAACATGGGATTTCAGGGGTGTTTCGGAGTTTAAGAGATCAGGGATGCACGGATTTTCCAACCCGATTGGACAAAATAGGTGGTGAGTTTGATCTCATCTGCTCCTATATGATCCTATCTAAATCTTTTTGAGCCAATTTCATATCAAGAGTCCAGTGGCCTTGGGCTCCCAGTTGTGTGATTGAACAAAGGGAGCTGAAGCAGTTATCAGGTGACTTACAAAATTACACATTCGGAGCTGAAGAAGACAAGTGGACTTGGTCGCTGGAATCATGAGGGTTTTCTCTGCCCGAAGTATGAGGAGTCATGTCCAGTGTTGCAGAAATCGCACCTAGATGGCGCCTAGGCGGTCATTAGTCGCTCATCGGAGGTCCGTCGCCTAGATTTTGCCAAATCGCTCAGTCAAGGCGGTCAATGTCCAATTAGGTCAAAGTTTGAAAAAATCGGTCAAAAGTCGCCTATAATCTGACCAAGTCGGGCAAAACTAGATCAGATGCTACTCAAAATTTGACCAAATTGGTTAAGTGAAACGAATTGTTACTCCATGATTTTGAGCCATTGTAGAGATAACTGGGTGCGATATTCTGATGAAGGAGATAGGGAGCGGGAAAAGGCGTATGATGAAAGTGGGGATGAttagggttattttagtttgggaCTTTTAACATATAACCACCCTCCATCTTCATTAGTTTATATTTAGTCCTCATACTTGTGAATTTATATGTGTGGGACTTTTGCTCCTctcttgcggtatgcgcatataatgtatatatgtgtgggtgcTCGGGGGgtaaaagtgaaagtgcactaattttaacgttattttactaatttcgtgaaaataatgttaaaagagatggatggttaatcatgcatcatgtcgtggcattgatagccgaaagacaaaggAGTACATACACTAATTGGCCTGTCTTAATTGtcgagtgttatgtgtcttatgtccaaggcttgatgcaaaactacccgagggtctcattggaagcagtctgtctattcctacagggtagaggtacggctgtctacatcttactctcCTCAGACCCTGCCTTAGCTTTGTTATgggtgagatttactgagtatgatgatgatgacgacttGTGAATTTATATATAAAAGATATAAAATTAATGGTATATGTATATAAATTCATAAAATTATACACATAAAGTCCATtacgattaatcccgattaatctctattaatcccgattaatccctaggcggtagctcaccgcccgactagcgcctaacgCTTTCTGCCATTGGTCATGTCCGAAGTCATATGTTTACAAATTTGAGAATTGGCTTTAGCTGGAACTGTTGGACACCCTTTTAAGGTGAATTTTTTGGCTTGGCGGATGGCTATGGATCGGGTGTCGTTTACTGTGAATCTTCTGTGGACGTTGCGCAAGATATCTGGAATTGTGTCTCAGTGGTGCAGGTTAAGTTCATTTTTTATACTTGAACTTGAAGACCTGGTCAATTTTCATGGCCATATCAGGGGAGATGGCAAGTGGCGGAAAACGGTGTACACGATAATGCAAACGACAATTTGGTGCTTGTGGAAAAGTAGAAACAACGTGATTTTCAACAAGAAGCAAGTATGCGTGGCGAGGATCTAGGATGAGATTAAAACGCTTGGGTTCTTGTAGTTCAAGAATAGATCACGATATCGAGCTATCACTTGGGCGGATTGGTGTGATACTTGTATAAATGTCGTTACATCTATTTTTTTGTTCGGTTTGAATGTCCTGTCGCAACGTGCGAGTTCTAAAAACTCGTTATATTTTAAAATGCAAGTagttatatacttgtatatatatattttgagcTTTATGTTCAAGTTACTTGAGCATTGTTTTCACTTTTGGCCTTGTTGGGTTTCCTTTACACATGCCCCTCTCTACACTAAATTAGTGTATGCTGATTCACCCACTCCCATTATCCCTGCCTTCCACGTTGCCTCCTTCGAAATCTATTGTCACCTTTTCTAGAAAGTGCATTAAACAAACATAACTCACATATTAAAAACAACTTGAAATCGATCATGTCCAACTAAGGAGAAAGAACAAGACGTATGAGCGAGAGAATCTTGTCGGTTCTCAAAATATGGCAACTCATTTCGAGTCACTCTCCGTCAAGACTCCGATGATCAACCAGTAGTGCCGAGCCATGTGTGGTTCAGCCGATGGAGTGGACAATCAAAGTGAGGCTGAAGATTAATACAAAGGGCCTTCGCTCGAAGAGGTTTCAACAAGAGTGGAACACAACGCGAGAGCGGTATTGAAAGGCGAAAGAGACGAGTGCACGGATTAGCGAACCAGAGGTGGAACTATATTTTGGTTTCCAGCCGGCCAAATTTCCAGTTTACTGAAATTATCAGCCAACCAAATTTTCAGTTTACCGAAGCTATCAACCATAAAGTTTCTGACATTTGCCCCTCTGCCGGAAGAGCGGCGGTCCTGCCGTTGTTGTGAAGTCCATGAAATGATCAGCTAAGAAGAACCAAAATGCAGAATATATAAACTGGTCTGAATATTGTTGGCTTTTCAAAAGATGATCGTGACTCAATTATGCAAACCTACTCTTTTGTTGTTATCTTTTATGGACCTTATtaaatacaaataaaacacaTACCAGCAAACATGAATCAAGTCAAATCCAGTTTGACTATTATAATCAATTAAGTCAAAGTTAAACGTTGTAGAAGCTATTTTTTGTTTTTCCAAAGCGCGTTAACAAGGTACAAGTCAAACATTATAGGATCCTAACATGCGCTAATAAGGTACCCTAGTCAAATATGCGCTAACAATGTGCGCTAGCGAAATCTAataacttttatttaataaaataaagtcTCTTTAAAAGCTAATAACCTCTAATAACCATACTTTAACTAGTTACCTTGCACCAACCCTGTCACACATAGCTCAAGCCTAGCCATCTGATCCTCCACAAACCTCTGCATACACTCCGCCCAACCATTCGCATCAACAAGATTCACATACATCCTTTGAAACGCATACGCCATTTGATAGGTATTGTGATTCAAGTTACACTCTTGTTTCAGCTGAGTTCGAAGTTGCTCGAATGTGGCTTGCCTATCTATGTGAAACACCACCCTAAAACCTTGCACATAGTACACGACAACCATCATTGTGTGTGCATTTCCTGGTGCAGCCCACACGTTAAACCCAAACTGCACGCGTCTCGCTTTCAACACCTTTTGAGAAAATGTAACAATAAAAAAGTTTGTTACACCGTAAAAAAACCGAACGAAGTATCCAATAGTGATGAGCATGCCGGTATCGAATTTTTCCCATACCGGTACCAAATTTTTCTCGTACCGAATTTTTCAGCATTGGTACCGGTTCGGTCTAACGGCCTGAAAACCGAACACGAATGTAACACGAATTTTGCAGGTTTGGGGTTCGTGTAATTGGGCTCGGTTAGTTTCGGATTGAACCCGCGTAgtcgtttagctaaacgggtcgggttcgggctGAATCCATCGGGTTGGTGGTTGACTCGATTAACCAATTTTCGGGTCGGGTTAAACCCGCTAACACGACTCGTTTAGCAACCATAAAAAAGTCTTACTTTTTGTATGTAATCCGACTTGCGGCTGCGTCAACCCAAAATAATATGATAAATGTTCCCTGTCATTGAGATGCTTCTGCAAATTTGGTGTACATTGCTTAAGCAGCACTGCATTTCGCAAATCTTCAAAAGCATGAGCATTTGAAACTTGAATAGCCTCTAAATCAAAATCCAAATTTCCT comes from the Helianthus annuus cultivar XRQ/B chromosome 4, HanXRQr2.0-SUNRISE, whole genome shotgun sequence genome and includes:
- the LOC110868165 gene encoding uncharacterized protein LOC110868165 isoform X1, which gives rise to MGSRFGSVRFEGSGFGQQKSTVRESTGQSFGLVNVGQSQQVRVRSRVVRVKLRLRFSFSTVRSTRSNRVNVVKPVNQSALVNTGQLRLNSVNTRCDLCFLQDRDGVNVVTYGVLVVSLWSYARYVYALILLICAKKFILQKMKRIPRCIAINMIDFGCTTYDRPDQNYIVSTRHYRAPTVILGLDGVTVVAFGVLVVSLWSYAWVKLCSKYTGILNILL
- the LOC110868165 gene encoding uncharacterized protein LOC110868165 isoform X2; its protein translation is MGSRFGSVRFEGSGFGQQKSTVRESTGQSFGLVNVGQSQQVRVRSRVVRVKLRLRFSFSTVRSTRSNRVNVVKPVNQSALVNTGQLRLNSVNTRCDLCFLQDRDGVNVVTYGVLVVSLWSYARVGWSYRCGIWSVGCILVELCLGEALFQIHGNLEHLAMMEMVLGFLPQHMLRKAVRVFSPLI